A region from the Excalfactoria chinensis isolate bCotChi1 chromosome 24, bCotChi1.hap2, whole genome shotgun sequence genome encodes:
- the CCR7 gene encoding C-C chemokine receptor type 7, which yields MDGGKQLKATLVFSLPLIVQFCAGNNVTDDYDANSTIDYNMFEILCEKKEVRDFRAAFLPAMYSLICFTGLLGNGLVMLTYIYFKRLKTMTDIYLLNLALADILFLLTLPFWATSAATFWCFGEFACKAVYCICKMSFFSGMLLLLSISIDRYFAIVQAASAHRFRPRMIFISKVTCVLIWLLAFVLSTPELVHSGVNNYDSHPRCSIIANDLQTFNTGIKVSQMVFGFLIPLVVMSVCYLIIIKTLLQARNFEKNKAIKVIIAVVIVFVVFQLPYNGVMLAKTISVFNNTSSCEESKKLDMADDVTYTLACFRCCLNPFLYAFIGVKFRNDLFKLLKELGCLSQERLWQLSSCRESKRFSFAMETETTTTFSP from the exons ATGGACGGCG GCAAACAGCTGAAGGCCACCCTTGTTTTCAGCCTCCCTCTGATAGTTCAG TTCTGTGCCGGGAACAACGTCACTGACGACTATGACGCCAACAGCACCATTGACTATAACATGTTTGAGATCCTGTGTGAGAAGAAGGAAGTCCGTGATTTCCGTGCCGCCTTCCTCCCAGCCATGTACTCCCTCATCTGCTTCACGGGGCTGCTGGGAAATGGGCTGGTGATGCTCACCTACATCTACTTCAAGCGGCTGAAGACCATGACAGACATCTACCTGCTGAACCTGGCCCTGGCTGACATCCTGTTCCTGCTGACCCTCCCATTCTGGGCCACAAGTGCAGCCACGTTCTGGTGTTTTGGAGAATTCGCCTGCAAAGCGGTTTACTGCATCTGCAAAATGAGCTTCTTCAGCgggatgctgctcctgctgtccaTCAGCATTGACAGGTACTTTGCCATTGTTCAGGCTGCCTCGGCCCACCGCTTCCGTCCCCGAATGATATTCATTAGCAAAGTCACCTGCGTCCTCATTTGGCTCCTGGCCTTCGTCCTCTCAACCCCCGAGCTGGTTCACAGTGGTGTAAATAACTACGACAGCCACCCCCGGTGCTCCATCATTGCTAATGACTTGCAGACTTTCAACACTGGCATCAAAGTGTCCCAGATGGTTTTTGGCTTCTTAATTCCCCTGGTGGTCATGTCTGTCTGCTACCTCATCATTATCAAAACATTACTCCAGGCCCGAAACTTTGAGAAGAATAAAGCCATCAAGGTGATCATCGCGGTGGTCATCGTCTTCGTCGTCTTCCAGCTGCCCTACAACGGTGTCATGCTGGCCAAGACCATCTCAGTCTTCAACAACACCAGCTCATGCGAGGAAAGCAAGAAGCTCGACATGGCAGATGATGTGACCTACACTCTAGCCTGCTTCCGATGCTGCCTCAATCCCTTCCTCTATGCCTTCATAGGCGTCAAATTCCGCAACGACCTCTTCAAGCtcttgaaggagctgggctgcctCAGCCAGGAGCGCCTCTGGCAGCTCTCCTCCTGCCGTGAGAGCAAGAGGTTTTCCTTTGCCATGGAGACAGAGACAACTACCACCTTCTCCCCATGA
- the TNS4 gene encoding tensin-4, whose protein sequence is MSQVIHSHVLRVGQSVCVPSQEGTQRLPAPCSYYSTDAWAEPGAVRCTAAPLPTRGLQGGHPAPQEPSPQREDAGTEPSAQLGSPILDISIENLNRMILELDPSFQPLSCQLKKDAAVPAARGDAAGTPRHDVEAADIKYIEMTPTRAKCTEVLQGSPSPFSRSPQSSGLLSHPAAPRGHCTNGSVVFSSPARPGSPHSALLGCAVSESIAVPLPRAGQSISPRASPGADQLLKPVQAVRAQQRGSEVSLLSMSPGSDTSYVFGSSTHSLHTSDPDAACPSPPISMGSPQASSPGSRTRSGEALCPPQPPAASPVPPSLSLKGQASSCPPSILPDVPVLLVNGCLEPGGVPLPGLSTDPPAPAQPSPGLSTLNNALSAPALTCVPDSPLRAGQPTMKFVMDTSKFWFKPTMSRDRAIQLLQDREPGAFLVRDSTSYRGSFGLAMKVPGAPGDDSSDLVRHFLIESSAKGVHLRGASEELYFGSLPAFVYQHAITPLALPCALRIPTQDLTDGDDSPDCGPDPTQPLLKRSAECNALYLGSVSTETLAGAPAVQKATSCTLELDPLPTPTLVRLRASEQGVTLTDVQRRVFFRRHYPLTAIRFCGMDPEGRKWQKYCKASRIFGFVAKSQMDSENLCHLFAEYDPVQPAALVLDLIAKLLPAP, encoded by the exons ATGTCTCAGGTCATCCACAGCCACGTGCTGCGCGTGGGGCAGAGTGTGTGCGTCCCATCGCAGGAGGGCACCCAGCGCCTGCCCGCCCCGTGCTCCTACTACTCAACGGATGCCTGGGCTGAGCCCGGTGCTGTGCGCTGCACTGCAGCCCCGCTGCCCACccgggggctgcagggaggtcaCCCCGCACCGCAGGAGCCATCCCCGCAGCGGGAGGATGCGGGCACCGAGCCCAGCGCCCAACTCGGGTCGCCCATCTTGGACATCTCCATAGAGAACCTCAACCGGATGATCCTGGAGCTCGACCCCAGCTTCCAGCCGCTCTCCTGCCAGCTGAAGAAGGACgcagctgtgcctgctgcccgGGGGGACGCTGCTGGCACCCCAAGGCACGACGTGGAGGCAGCAG ACATTAAGTACATCGAGATGACACCAACCAGAGCCAAGTGCACCgaggtgctgcagggctcccccagccctttctccaggtctccccagagcagTGGCCTTCTGtcccacccagcagcacccagaggaCATTGCACCAATGGCAGCGTGGTGTTCTCCAGCCCCGCACGGCCCGGCAGCCCCCACTCTGCCCTCCTGGGCTGCGCCGTGTCCGAGAGCATCGCCGTGCCCCTTCCCCGTGCCGGGCAGAGCATCTCCCCCCGCGCATCACCGGGTGCCGACCAGCTGCTGAAACCCGTGCAGGCAGTGAGggcacagcagaggggcagcgaGGTGTCCCTGCTCTCCATGAGCCCCGGCTCCGACACCAGTTACGTCTTTGGGAg cagcacccactCACTCCACACCAGCGACCCCGATGCCGCCTGCCCATCCCCCCCCATCTCCATGGGCAGCCCCCAGGCATCATCACCTGGCTCCAGGACTCGTTCTGGAGAAGCTCTGtgccccccacagccccccgCAGCCAGCCCTGTCCCACCCAGCCTCTCCCTGAAGGGCCAGGCCAGCAGCTGCCCACCTTCCATCCTCCCTGACGTCCCGGTGCTGCTGGTCAATGGGTGCTTGGAGCCAGGCGGGGTACCCCTCCCCGGGTTGAGCACAGACCCCCCAgctcctgcacagcccagcccaggGCTCAGCACCCTGAACAACGCACTGTCAGCACCTGCGCTCACCTGCGTCCCTGACA GTCCCCTCCGGGCCGGGCAGCCCACCATGAAGTTCGTGATGGACACCTCAAAGTTCTGGTTCAAGCCCACCATGAGCAGGGACCGAG ccatccagctgctgcaggaccGGGAGCCGGGCGCGTTCCTGGTGCGGGACAGCACGTCGTACCGCGGCTCCTTCGGGCTGGCCATGAAGGTTCCCGGCGCTCCAG GCGATGACAGCAGCGACCTCGTCCGGCATTTCCTCATCGAGTCCTCGGCCAAAGGGGTGCACCTGCGGGGCGCCAGCGAGGAGCTGTACTTCG ggagcctgcCTGCCTTCGTGTACCAGCACGCCATCACCCCGCTGGCACTGCCCTGCGCGCTGCGCATCCCCACCCAAG ATCTCACGGATGGAGATGACAGCCCCGACTGCGGCCCCGACCCCACGCAGCCCCTGCTGAAAAGATCTGCAG agTGCAACGCGCTGTACCTGGGCTCGGTGAGCACAGAGACGCTGGCGGGAGCCCCGGCTGTGCAGAAGGCCACATCCTGCACCCTGGAGTTGGATCCACTGCCCACCCCCACCCTGGTTCGCCTGAGAGCATCGGAGCAGGGCGTCACACTGACGGACGTGCAGAGGAG GGTGTTCTTCAGGCGGCACTACCCACTGACTGCCATCCGGTTCTGCGGGATGGACCCCGAGGGCAGGAA GTGGCAGAAGTACTGCAAAGCCTCCAG aATCTTCGGCTTCGTGGCTAAAAGCCAGATGGATTCGGAGAACCTTTGCCACCTGTTTGCCGAGTACGACCCGGTGCAGCCGGCAGCGCTTGTCCTCGACCTCATCGCCAAGCTGCTGCCCGCCCCGTAG